The DNA region AGGGTAACTGCGTCGGTTGTTCGATGGCAGATTTTACCTTCAAAGCCGGTGTAGAAGAGGTGCTATATGAGATGATTCCAGAAGTGAGAGAAGTTGTCTTAGCGCCCCCAGAAGAATCTATTGAAAAGAGTGCGTAATACCCTTAGAATAGCAGCATGAATTGGAGCACTTGGTTGCTATCCGCAAAGCTCGCGTGGGGAAAGCCTTTTTTGCGTTGGTCAACAATTATTTCGGTAGCATTATGCTTGGTGACGAGTGGCTTGTTTATCGCAACCGTTCTACCAGAAGCGATTCAAAATAACGCTTTTGCTTTTCATTATAACGTCTATTTTGGAATCGATGAGGTAAAGACTTGGCTCTGGGTCTTTTTCTTTCCGGGTATTTGGTTTGTGCTCACAATGCTAGATAGCTTGGTCGCCTACGGCTTTTATCGAACGGATGCTGTACTTGCGAATACAAGTGCGGCGTTAGCACTCGTCTGGGCTTTACCTTGGATGAGTTTTCTTTTTTATCTCTCTTTACTTAATACATAAACAATCACGCTATCCCGATTACTATGACTATTGAACCTATTTTGCTTGCGCGTACTCTTGTAATTACTGGAGCGGCTTTTCTTATCTCGGTTATTTCGATGCCGCTCTTAATTAAGTTATTACGCAAGTATAAAATGGGTAAGTCTATTCGTGCAGCAGAGAATGCTCCGATCATGGCATCGATGCATAAGGCAAAGGCCGGCACACCTACCATGGGTGGTATTGTGATTTGGGCAACGGTGCTTGTCCTTGTGCTTGGTTTAGCTGGCGCCTGTTCATTATTTGGCGAAAACTCACTCGCTTGCCAAATGAACTTTTTGTCTCGTGGTCAAACCTGGTTGCCGCTTGGTTTAATGTTTGGTGCAGCACTCATTGGCTTGGTGGATGACTATCTAAACATTTTACGCATTGGTTCTAAAGGAGGTGGTTTACGCGAACGCGAACGCATCATTTCCTATGGTCTTATTGCTGTTGTTGGTGCTTTATGGTTTTTCTTAAAGCTCGGTTGGGATTATTTTCATATTCCGTTTATTGGAACGTTTGAGATTGGTTGGTACTACGTGCCATTCTTTATTCTTGTTATTATCTCTACATCACACTCGGTCAATGTTACAGACGGTCTTGATGGTTTAGCGGGTGGAATTTTGCTTTCATCTTTTGGTGCTTTTTCTATCATTGCTTGGTCACAAGGACTCTATGATATTGCCACGTTATGTGGTGCGATTTGTGGAGCTCTCTTAGGCTTTCTTTGGTACAATATCAACCCTGCCGATGTCTTTATGGGGGATACAGGTGCCATGTCACTAGGAACAACACTTGGTGTGATTGCCTTACTCACGAATCAGCCGTTGCTTTTACTTGTTATTGGACTTCCGTATGTTGTTGAGAGTTTGTCTGTTATCATTCAGCTTACGAGCAAAAAACTTCGTAATGGCAAAAAAGTATTTAAAGTAGCTCCTATTCATCATCATTTTGAAGCTATTGGTTGGAGTGAACCTCGTGTCGTGATGAGGTTTTGGATGATCTCATTTGTGATGGCAGGTATCGGTATTATTTTAGGTCTCCTCGATAAAACGTAATTTACATGAGAACACCGTCGTTACTTGATCGTTTACGATCTCTAGACCCGATCATCGTCGGAGCGACGGCGTTTTTGTTGATTGTCGGTTTAGCAATCCTCATGTCTGCTACAGGTCCAATCGCTTTTCAGCGCTGGCAAGATAGCTTGCATATGGTGAAGCGTCAGCTTGTACTGGGTGTCTTTCCGGGAATACTTGCTTTCTTGTTATTTTCTCTCATTGATTTTCGTATTTGGAAGCGGCTCGCTGTTTTTGGTTTTATAGGCAGCCTTGTATTGTTGCTCGCTGTCTATACGCCGCTTGGTGTAAGGGTAGGTGGATCATTAAGTTGGCTTAATATTGCTGGTATCCAATTTCAACCGTCGGAGTTTGTAAAATTTGGTCTGCTCCTTTACTTCGCCGCATGGTTATCGTCGCGCACAGCTAAACAAGTCAAAGATTTACACGAGGGACTTCTGCCGTTTATCGGTTCATTGGGCGCTATTGTGTTGTTGCTTATCGTGCAGCCTGATACAGGTTCTATGGTGGTGATTGCAGGGATGTCAGGCATGATGTACCTCTTGTCTGGTGCGCCACTCTGGTGGTTTGGAGCACTCGGTACTTCTGGCGTTGGTTTAGTTTGGTTATTGATCAAAACATCCGAGTATCGTGCAGCGCGTTTTATGACGTTTTTGCATCCGGAGCTTGATCCTCAAGGCATTGGTTATCACATCAATCAAGCCATGCTGGCTATCGGCTCTGGTGGATGGTTTGGTCTAGGTTACGGCAAGTCACGTCAAAAGTTTCTTTATTTACCAGCTGTTGAATCGGACTCCATCTTTGCTGTGATGGCTGAGGAGTTGGGGCTCATTTTTTGCAGCGTTGTGCTTGCGGTTATTGGTGTATTGGTGTGGCGTTGTTTTCAAATTTCGAAACAATCGAATGATAGTTTTGCAAAATATCTTTCTGCTGGAGTTGGTATTTGGATTGCCCTACAAACAGTCATTAATATTTTTTCGATGCTTGGATTAATGCCGATGACAGGTGTTACGCTTCCTTTTATCTCTTACGGTGGTACTTCTTTGACGGTTTTACTTGCTGCTATCGGCTTGGTAGCTTCTTTGCCAAGAAACGCCTCTTCAAGAGGAGTTGATCTGTTAAAAAAACGACTATGAAATACGCATTTGTAGGAGGGGGGACGATGGGACCGGTTACGCCACTCATCGCCGTATACCAAACGCTTAAGTCGCGTGAGGCTCAAGCAGAGTTCTGTTGGTTTGGCACCCCAAACGGCCCAGAAAAGCCCGTAATTTTGGCGCACAGCATCCCATTTTATGCTATTTCTGTGGCAAAATTTCCTAGGTATCCTTCAAAGCAATGGCTAACATGGCCATTTGATCTGTATCGCGCCTATTCTGAAGCCAAAAAATATTTAAAAAATGAACGACCAAGTATCGTTATCGGTGCTGGTGGCTTTACGGCTTTTCCTGTTTCATTGGCGGCTCGTTCATTAAAGATTCCGGTCTTCTTACATCAACTTGATGTACATCCTAGCTTAACCAATAAGCTTATCGCTCCGTTTGCTTCTCGGATCACCACTTCGTTTTCCTATAAAAAATCGCCTTTCTTTACGAAGGCTTCTATTCACACAATCGCAACTCCCGTTCGTGATATGGGAGAAGAGATGTCTAAAGAGGTGGCTGCAACGTATTTTGCTTTAGATGCAACAAGGCCTACTGTATTGATTATTGGAGGCGGTACGGGTGCACAAGCAATAAACGACGCTTTTTTACAAAAAAAAGATACTTGGTTTAAAGATATGCAAGTAATACATGTTGCTGGCAAAGGAAAAAAAGCCGACGACTCATCTTATGAGTTTTTAGATGCTGAACGCATGCTTGCTGCTTATACACTAGCCGATGTGGTTGTGACTCGTGCTGGTATGGGTTCTTTGTCAGAAATTGTTTCGTTGCAAAAGCCCAGTGTTATTGTGCCGATACCGTCTTCTCAACAAGAGGCAAATGCTCAGGTATTTGCAGACGCTGACGCGGCTATTGTTTTACATCAACAAGATGAGGGTTTTGCTTCTTTGTTGCATGCTTGTGTTTTAGCTCTTATTCAACAACCAAAAGATGCAAAGATGCTTACCGATCAATATTCAAAAGTCATGAAAGCTGATCACGGTGAGGCTTTTGTTCAGCAGCTAGAGACTTTTTACAATAACCTATGCATACACTATCAACGTTCAAAGATGTTTTTGATACGAGACTTGAGAAATATCTAGACAGTAAATTAGCGCAACTCAAAAAACAGGTTGATGATAAAACGATTAATGACCTCTTTTCTCATACAAAAAGATCGTGATGAATGGTGGTAAGCGTGTACGACCTTACATGGCCGCCTTAAGCTTTGAAGCCTATGGCGGCAAATTAAATGAGTCTGTCTGGAGAGTGTTGTTAGGCATTGAGTTATTTCATGCTTTCGCTCTTGTGCATGATGATATTATGGATTTAGGCACGGATAGACATGGGACGCCAACCATTCATGAATTTGCAAAACAAACCTTTAAGAAACAAAAACGTATTGGTGATCTTCAGCATATTAGTCAGTCACATGGGATTTTGATCGGTGATATGCTTTTCGTTTGGGCCAATGAATGTATTTTTAATCAATCAAAACTTGATCGAAATATTTTGATTGCATTACAACAAATTTATACCGAAATGAATCAAGAGGTAATGCTTGGGCAAATGCTTGATGTAGATGGTATGGCTCGAGCAACAGTAGATGACTCGCATGTCTTGCTAAAAACCTCAATGAAAACAGCCGGATATACCTTCGTCCAACCTTTAAGAATGGGATGGGCATTGGCAGGATCTCCGAAAAAATTCGCGTCATTTGCAGAGTCATTTGGTCGACCACTAGGCATTGCTTTTCAGATTCAAGATGACTTGCTCGATCTTATAGGGACGGCTGAAGAGCTGGGTAAGCAGCCATTCTCCGATTTGCGCGATGGCCAACATACGCTTTTTTTCGCAATACATTTTTACAAACGGAACAAAGAAACAGAAAGAAACCTTGCGAAGCTTCATGCGCTCATCCATTGATAAAAAGAACGCTGAGAGTGTTTTTGCTCTTTTTGAGGAAAGTGGGGCATTTGAGATGATTACAAAAAAGATGAATGATTATTTTAAAAAAGCAGAAAAAGCAATTCGTCTTTCTGGATTGAGTATAGAAAAACAAAAAGGATTCATTGAGCTCTATGAGAAAATCTGTTCTCGTATAAGTTAATATGACGTTAGAGCAAGCCTATAAAGAGTGTTCACGCATTCAAAAAAAACACGGCAAAAGTTATTTTTTTGCTACGCTCTTTTTTCAAAAAAAGCAAAGAAAGGCGGTGAACGCGCTCTATGCTTTTTTTCGCTTGCCAGATGAGATGGTAGACACAGAGACGCCAGAAAAAGCAGATGTTCTCCTCGAGCAATGGGAAGCTGATTGGATGGCGTGCATGAATGGGGCTGAGACAACGCATCCTGTCTTGATGGCAACAAGAGATGTTTTTTTTAAGTATGATATTCCAATGCAATACGCTTCGGATTTTTTAGCGGCCATGCGACAAGATCTTACTAAGACGCGCTACGAAGACTATCCTTCGTTACAGGGCTATATGTATGGGTCTGCGGTCGTTGTGGGGCTTATGATGGTCTATATTATTGGTTGGATAAAAGACACGACCTTTGATCAAGTGCAACAGCCCGCTGCTGCATTAGGTGAGGCGATGCAATTAACCAATTTTATTCGCGATATTGGCGAAGATTTTCGCTTGCGTGGACGTATTTATATGCCGCTAGATGAGCTGCGGACATTTCATCTAACAGAGAAAGACATTGAGCAAGCGTCTATGAGTCAAAATATGGTAGAATTTTTACAATGGCAAATCGCTCGTGCGGATGAGTTGTATGAAGAGGCGAATAAGGGGATTGCTCTATTGAATAAAGAAGGGAGACTACCAGTAAGGCTGGCCAGTGACCTTTATCGGTTTATTTTACGTAAGATTGAGCAAAATCAGTACGATGTTTTTACAAAGCGCGCAAAAACATCATTAACAGAAAAAATAAAAACGATTCCGTTATCAATGCTTTATGTCTAAACATGTTGTTATTATCGGTTCTGGATTAGGTGGTCTTGCGACAGCTGCCTTATTAGCAAAGTCCGGTTTACGCGTAACGGTTCTCGAAAAAAACGAGCAACTAGGAGGTCGTGCAAGTATTCTTGAAAAAGAAGGGTTTCGATTTGATATGGGACCATCTTGGTACCTCATGCCCGATATTTTTGAGCATACTTTTTCGTTACTTGGCGAAAAACTCGAAGACTATCTAGATCTTGTGCGATTAGACCCGTCTTATCGCGTGTATTTTAAAGATGAGGCTGTCGCGCCTGTTGATTTACGCTCTATCGTAGAAGAAGACAAAAAGATTTACGAACAACTTGAGTCAGGGTCTTCGTCAAAGTTAGATGAGTATCTCAAAAGATCAAAATATCAATACGAAGTGTCCAAAAAAGATTTTTTGTATGGAAATATTGATTCACCTTTGGATTTTTTTACCCCACAACTATTGTTAGAGGGTACAAAGCTTTCAGTATTCCAGACCATGGATACGTATGTGAAGCGTTGGTTTTCGTCACCATTTGTTCAAAAGCTCTTGCAATATCCGCTCGTCTTTTTAGGTAATTCACCGTTTAATGCTCCTGCTATCTACAGCATGATGACGCATATCGATACGGAGTTAGGAGTATTTTATCCAAAAGGCGGTATCTATGAGATCACGAAATCACTCGTGGCTATCGGCAAAAAATATGGCGTTGAATACCGTGTGAACACAGCAGTAAAACGGATTCTGGTAGAAGGACGTGAAGCGAAGGGTGTACAACTAGAAGATGGTTCAGAGATTGCAGCTGATATGGTTGTCTCTAATGCGGATCTTGAGTTTACGGACAGAGTTTTACTTGGAGAAGAGCACCGTCAACACTCTGACCGCTACTGGAACAAGCGTACACTGGCTCCTTCGGCGTTTATTGCTTATTTAGGTATCAATGGTCGTGTAAAAGGACTTGAGCACCACACGCTCGTTTTCGCTAAAGACTGGAAAGAAAACTTTCGTCAGATCTTTGATCAACCGGTATGGCCTACGGATCCTTCTTTTTATGTATGCACGCCATCAAAGACTGATGATACGGTTGCACCTCCTGATCACGAAAATATGTTCCTCCTCGTTCCTGTTGCGGCTGGCTTAGAGGATACACTCGAAATACGTGAAGCCTATCTACAAAAGATACTTGCGACGATTGAAGAGCAAACGGGAGAAACACATTTAGCAGAACGAATAGTTGTAAAAGAACTTTTTAGTATTCGTGATTTTGAAAAACGTTACAATAGCTATCGTGGAACAGCGCTAGGACTTGCGCATACCTTGCTTCAGACAGCTTGGTTCCGTCCCAAAACAAAACATTCAAAGATTGATAATCTTTACTTTGTCGGTGCTGGTGCACAACCGGGTATCGGAATGCCGATGGTACTTATTAGCGCTGAGTTGATTGTAAAGCGCTTAATGAAAGATACGTCCATGCAGGCACTCACAAAGCTACCGGATTTATCAAATCTCTAACGAAGAAAAGCGGCGACAAAAAATAGGAGCGCTCCAAAAAGAGTATTAATGATCGGAAAATAGCGATAGTTTTTTGTGAGTAATAGGTCACCGTCTTTATAGCTCTTCGCCATCATAAAGACATAAGCTATTCCAGCAACAAAGCCGAATAGCGGACTCAAAGGAATGATGAGTAGCGCGGCCATCGCATAAAGAAAAAGACAAAAAAGGACGGTATATCTCCAGCCAAGCTTGGTTGCGATGGTTTGTAATCCTGCTTTTGTATCAGCTTCAATATCAGGAGCAGCGCTATAGGCATGCATCGCCATACACCAAAGCGTTGCCGCGATAAGAATCGAAGAGTTCCAAAGAGTACCTCCTCCAAGCGCGTAGGCAAAAAAGCCTGGCAAAGCGTAGAGAATATTAGAGGCGCTATCAAAGAATGGGCGTACTTTAAAGCGTAGTGGCGGTGACGAGTAAAAGAGACCCAAAAAGAGAAAGCTAAGAATGAGAGCAAGAGGTAATGCCGATAATCCAAGAAAAAGAAGGAAGAAGGGGAGATGCGCGATAGCAATGAGAGTGCCTATAAAATTTCGTCTATCTGGCGGGACAAGTGCTTCGTAATCTTGTTTTTTTGCATTTAAAACATCCGTTTCATAATCAAAGCAGTCATTAAATCCATAAATAAAGATATTTGCTGGATAGGTAAAATAAAGGAGCCAGGGCCAGAGTTGCCAAGGAATGACGCCCGTTTGTCGATAGAGGAGCGCTGCACCAATAAGAAAAGGGCCAAGAAGATAAATCCAAAATCTCGGTCTTGATACTTTGAGCCAAAAGGGGAGCTTCATGGTCAAAGCGTAGCATGTTGGCTATCATTTTGTCTTATGAGCTTAGATCCTAGACGTACACGCACGTTGAGTCATCACCCCTATCAAAAAGGAGCAATCGCTTATTGGATGAATCGCGAAATGCGCCTCAAAGATAATTGGGCTTTGCTTGCTGCTCAGGATTGGGCAATTCGTGAACAGGTGGCTTTAAAAATCGCGTATAATCTTGATCCTGGATTTTTAGGCGGAGGTCGTCGTCAATTTACATTTAAGTTAGACGCACTTAAGGAAATCTTTACGGACTGCCAGAAAAAAGGGATAAGCTTTTCGTTGATGATTGGATCAAAAACAGAAGTAGATTTGATCAAGTGGGTAAAGAAAGAACAGATAGGTGGACTTGTGACGGATTTTGCACCTTTACGTTTGCAACGAAAGTGGCTAAAGACTGTAGTAAATGCTATTGAGATTCCTGTTATTGAAGTTGATGCGCATAATATTGTTCCGTGTTGGATTGCTTCGGAAAAGCCTGAGTATGGTGCGTATACGTTACGTACAAAGATCAATAAGATGTTAAAAGAATTTCTTGTTGAATATCCTGAGCTAAAAAAACATCCGATTAGTACGTCGTCGTCTACCATTAACTGGAGTGCTCTTGAAAAGAGCTTTAATGGTAAAGAAATCGCTCCTGTGACTTGGATCAAAGCAGGGGAGAAAGAAGCGTTAAAAAGCTCTACGAGGATTTATTGAGCATGAATTAAATGGGTACGATGAAGGTCGTAATGATCCTAATGCACAAGCACAGTCTGATTTATCTCCCTACTTTCATTATGGGATGCTGAGTCCGCAAAGAGCTGCCTTAGAAGTGATGAAATCAAAAGCATCAACAAAAGATAAAGACGCCTACTTAGAAGAGCTTATTATACGTCGAGAATTAGCGGATAATTTTTGTTACTATCATCCAAGTGATTATGATACGGTTGGTTGTTTTCCTGACTGGTCAAAACAAGATATTGCAAAACATCGTAAAGACAAAAGAGACTATCTTTATACGTTAAAGCAATTTGCGTTAGCAAAAACCCATGACTCATTATGGAATGCTGCTCAACAAGAGATGGTGAAGCAAGGAAGGATGCATGGTTATATGCGCATGTATTGGGCAAAAAAGATTTTAGAGTGGAGCGCCTCAGTAGAAGAAGCGATGAACATTGCTATTACATTAAACGATCGTTATGAATTAGATGGTCGTGATCCAAATGGCTATGCTGGAATCGCATGGTCAATGGGTGGTGTTCACGATCGACCATGGAGCCGACGTCCAATTTTTGGAAGAGTGCGTTATATGAATGATCGCGGATGTGCAAGAAAATTTGATGTTGAGGCCTATTGTAAGCGTTGGCTCTAGGTATAGGAGAAGGTAGCTTTTTTGTGTATTGCCTTTTTTGTTCAATTCAGTATAATACCCGCCATCAAAACACTTGGGACTTTAGCTCAGTTGGTAGAGCACCGGCCTTTTAAGCCGAGGGTCGTGGGTTCGAATCCCACAGGTCCCACCATACAATTACCCCTGCGTAAGCAGGGGTTTTGGTTTATTTGCCGTCCTGTAACTGTCCAGGTGACTATTGACAAAAGCGTGATATGTTGCTACTATTAATCTACGTCGTGCACTTTTGTCCTCCGCTAATATTAGCGGTTTTTTTAATGCCAAAAGACGAAAAGTGACGTTTTTTTGCTATTTAGGTACAATACAGACAATTCCATGCGTATCTATATCATAGGCTCTAAAGGCATACCTTCGGCATCAATACAGGGCTCTGGTGGTGTTGAAAGGCATGTTGAGCAAATTGCAACGCGTCTTGTTGATCGCGGGCATGAGGTATTTGTCTATGTGAGAAACTCGTCTCACTATGCTGCACAAGAATGGAATGGCGTTAAGCTTATACGCGTGCCTTTTTTACCCGGTAAGAATACGGCAACGATTACACATGTTTTTTTATCTACATTGCATGTGCTTTTTCAGAGAGCGGATATCATTCATTTTCATGGGGTAGGTTCTTCTACGCTTGCATGGATTCCACGGTTGCTAAAATGGAAATCAAAAATTGTTGCCACGTTTCATAGCCGTGATTGGTTTGATACGAAATGGTCTCGGTTTGCTCGATGGTATTTACAGTTCGGTGAATGGTCGGCCGTGCATTTTCCGCACAAAACAATTGCGGTATCACATGTGATCCAGGTGTTTTGTCGCAAGTCCTACAATAAACAAGTTGCTTATATCCCAAATGGAGCAGATATCCCAGCACCTCAAGGTGTTGAGTTACTTTCTGCTTTTAACCTAAAAGCAAATGAGTATCTATTAGGCGTTGGTAGATTAGTCCCAAATAAAGCTTATGATATTGCTATCGAGGCATTTCGTGATGTCGTTACTGATAAAAAGCTCGTGATTGTTGGTGAAGCATTTCACTCAAGTCACTACGATCAAAAGTTACGTCTTTTAGCAGAGAAAGATCCACGCGTGATATTACTCGGTTACCAAAGTGGCGAGCCGCTTAAACAAGTATTAGCGCATGCTTATGCTTTCGTTCATCCATCAAGAGCCGAGGGACTTTCGGTAGCTATCATTGAGGCGATGGCAAATGCCAAGCTTGTTATTATGTCAGATATTAAAGAAAATTTAGAGCTTGTAGATCATAGCGGTCTTGCCTATACAACCGATGATGTAAAAGCGTTAACGGTAGCAATGCAACTTGTTGTGGATGACCCAGAGATGACAAGGCAGCGAGGCTTACGTGCCCGCGAGGTTGTGCGCAAAGAGTATTCTTGGGATTCGGTGATACTGCGTCTCGAAGAGCTATACAAAGAGCTGCTGGCTCACTAAGATAGATACTATGAACGTAGTAATATTGAAGCAGGCCAATACGCAAAGGGGAGTGGTGTATCCGCAGCATTATACTTCGCTAAACAAGGCGATGATGTTTGCGTGACGGACTTAAAAACAGAGGCTGAACTTGCAAGTAATGTTAAGCAGTTAAAAAATATAAAACGTACGTTTTACCTTTGGAAAACACGATCTAAAAGATATTCGTTGGGCAGATCTTATTGTGCGTGGTCCACGAGTTCGTAAAGACTCTCCAGAGATGAAAGAGGCAGCAAAAAGAATATTCAAACAACCTCTGATATTGCGCTTTTTCTTTCTCGCTGTCCTGCACCAGTGGTGGGTATTACGGGTACACGAGGTAAAAGCACGACAACCATGATGACGTATGAGATTGCGCAAGCTGCAAAGCGTTGGCGTAAGGTTTGGTTAGGTGGAAATATTCTTGTTTCACCACTCACCTTTTTATCGCAAGTAAAATCGAATGATTTGGTTGTGCTTGAATTATCAAGCTTTCAATTAGAGGGTACGGGTGATGCTGGACTCTCTCCGCAAATTGCTGTTTGGACTAACTTGATGCGAGATCACCAAGACGCCTATCCTGACATGGATTCATACGCTGAGGCTAAGGCACAGATATTCCGTCATCAAAAGCCTGAAGACGTTGTTTTGTTGCCGTCTGACAAATTCTATAACGAATATGCAAGCGAAGCTCCTGGTCACGTCTATCGTTTTGGCAAAAAAAAATAGCGAAGAAGTGAGTCTTGTCGCAGGGACGAAATTACGTGTACCAGGTGAACACAATAAGCGTAATGCAGAAATTGCAGCAGCTATTGCGTTTGAGCTTGGGATCAAACCCACGGTTATTAAAAAAGCCCTCAAAGATTTTAAAGGGCTTGAGAACCGTATTGAAACCATCGCTACGATAAAAGGTATTGAATATATCAATGATACTACAGCGACAACACCTGATGGCGCGATGGCCGCAGTAAATGCCTTGCAAAAAGCAAAGCGCATGGTGAATATTTTGTTTGGTGGCGCAAATAAAGAGCTTGATTTTACTGAAGTCTCAAAGCTTTTTAAGAAGCGTAAAAGATATTCGCGTCTTTTTGTTGCCAGGTACCGCAAAAGAAGAAATTATCAAAGCCTTTAATAAAGCAAAAGTCTCTTTTGAAGAAGTGGCTGATTTAGCGCATGGCGTAGAACGCGCACAAGAAGAAGCAAAAAAAAGGTGACATCGTGCTTTTATCACCGGGTTGTGCGAGTTTTGGATTTTTTCTCAATGAGTTTGATCGCGGCGAACAATTTGTAAAGATCGTCAAAGAAACTTGCAAAACAACAATAGTATGATGGCGTGGATTTTTGGTTTGCCTATCGAGGGACTTCATCGAGATACTATTATCGATATTATTCGTCATAGCACAACATCGCAGTGGCTTGTAACAGCTAATCCAGAAATTCTTTTAGAAACAAAAAGAAATTCGCTTTATTCTAGCGCAGTGAAGAAAGCATCATTTCGACTTGTTGATGGGATGGGTTTGGCGCTCGCCTGTCGTTTGAAGGGATCAAAGGTAACGCGTGTCACCGGCGTTGAGTTATCCGAGTCATTATTGCAGTTAGCGCAAGAGATGCGTTGGCGCGTTGCTTTGGTTGGCTCACAATCCCAAGAGGCAATGCAAAAGCTTCTTCGTGATGTTCGAGCAGCATATCCTGATAT from Candidatus Nomurabacteria bacterium includes:
- a CDS encoding phytoene/squalene synthase family protein codes for the protein MTLEQAYKECSRIQKKHGKSYFFATLFFQKKQRKAVNALYAFFRLPDEMVDTETPEKADVLLEQWEADWMACMNGAETTHPVLMATRDVFFKYDIPMQYASDFLAAMRQDLTKTRYEDYPSLQGYMYGSAVVVGLMMVYIIGWIKDTTFDQVQQPAAALGEAMQLTNFIRDIGEDFRLRGRIYMPLDELRTFHLTEKDIEQASMSQNMVEFLQWQIARADELYEEANKGIALLNKEGRLPVRLASDLYRFILRKIEQNQYDVFTKRAKTSLTEKIKTIPLSMLYV
- a CDS encoding UDP-N-acetylglucosamine--N-acetylmuramyl-(pentapeptide) pyrophosphoryl-undecaprenol N-acetylglucosamine transferase, whose amino-acid sequence is MKYAFVGGGTMGPVTPLIAVYQTLKSREAQAEFCWFGTPNGPEKPVILAHSIPFYAISVAKFPRYPSKQWLTWPFDLYRAYSEAKKYLKNERPSIVIGAGGFTAFPVSLAARSLKIPVFLHQLDVHPSLTNKLIAPFASRITTSFSYKKSPFFTKASIHTIATPVRDMGEEMSKEVAATYFALDATRPTVLIIGGGTGAQAINDAFLQKKDTWFKDMQVIHVAGKGKKADDSSYEFLDAERMLAAYTLADVVVTRAGMGSLSEIVSLQKPSVIVPIPSSQQEANAQVFADADAAIVLHQQDEGFASLLHACVLALIQQPKDAKMLTDQYSKVMKADHGEAFVQQLETFYNNLCIHYQRSKMFLIRDLRNI
- a CDS encoding polyprenyl synthetase family protein, which gives rise to MNGGKRVRPYMAALSFEAYGGKLNESVWRVLLGIELFHAFALVHDDIMDLGTDRHGTPTIHEFAKQTFKKQKRIGDLQHISQSHGILIGDMLFVWANECIFNQSKLDRNILIALQQIYTEMNQEVMLGQMLDVDGMARATVDDSHVLLKTSMKTAGYTFVQPLRMGWALAGSPKKFASFAESFGRPLGIAFQIQDDLLDLIGTAEELGKQPFSDLRDGQHTLFFAIHFYKRNKETERNLAKLHALIH
- a CDS encoding NifU family protein gives rise to the protein MIKTQEQFKEEVEGVLEVVRQGLAFHNGSVELVDADPVTGRVEVRFQGNCVGCSMADFTFKAGVEEVLYEMIPEVREVVLAPPEESIEKSA
- the ftsW gene encoding putative lipid II flippase FtsW; translated protein: MRTPSLLDRLRSLDPIIVGATAFLLIVGLAILMSATGPIAFQRWQDSLHMVKRQLVLGVFPGILAFLLFSLIDFRIWKRLAVFGFIGSLVLLLAVYTPLGVRVGGSLSWLNIAGIQFQPSEFVKFGLLLYFAAWLSSRTAKQVKDLHEGLLPFIGSLGAIVLLLIVQPDTGSMVVIAGMSGMMYLLSGAPLWWFGALGTSGVGLVWLLIKTSEYRAARFMTFLHPELDPQGIGYHINQAMLAIGSGGWFGLGYGKSRQKFLYLPAVESDSIFAVMAEELGLIFCSVVLAVIGVLVWRCFQISKQSNDSFAKYLSAGVGIWIALQTVINIFSMLGLMPMTGVTLPFISYGGTSLTVLLAAIGLVASLPRNASSRGVDLLKKRL
- the crtI gene encoding phytoene desaturase, producing the protein MSKHVVIIGSGLGGLATAALLAKSGLRVTVLEKNEQLGGRASILEKEGFRFDMGPSWYLMPDIFEHTFSLLGEKLEDYLDLVRLDPSYRVYFKDEAVAPVDLRSIVEEDKKIYEQLESGSSSKLDEYLKRSKYQYEVSKKDFLYGNIDSPLDFFTPQLLLEGTKLSVFQTMDTYVKRWFSSPFVQKLLQYPLVFLGNSPFNAPAIYSMMTHIDTELGVFYPKGGIYEITKSLVAIGKKYGVEYRVNTAVKRILVEGREAKGVQLEDGSEIAADMVVSNADLEFTDRVLLGEEHRQHSDRYWNKRTLAPSAFIAYLGINGRVKGLEHHTLVFAKDWKENFRQIFDQPVWPTDPSFYVCTPSKTDDTVAPPDHENMFLLVPVAAGLEDTLEIREAYLQKILATIEEQTGETHLAERIVVKELFSIRDFEKRYNSYRGTALGLAHTLLQTAWFRPKTKHSKIDNLYFVGAGAQPGIGMPMVLISAELIVKRLMKDTSMQALTKLPDLSNL
- a CDS encoding phospho-N-acetylmuramoyl-pentapeptide-transferase, whose protein sequence is MTIEPILLARTLVITGAAFLISVISMPLLIKLLRKYKMGKSIRAAENAPIMASMHKAKAGTPTMGGIVIWATVLVLVLGLAGACSLFGENSLACQMNFLSRGQTWLPLGLMFGAALIGLVDDYLNILRIGSKGGGLRERERIISYGLIAVVGALWFFLKLGWDYFHIPFIGTFEIGWYYVPFFILVIISTSHSVNVTDGLDGLAGGILLSSFGAFSIIAWSQGLYDIATLCGAICGALLGFLWYNINPADVFMGDTGAMSLGTTLGVIALLTNQPLLLLVIGLPYVVESLSVIIQLTSKKLRNGKKVFKVAPIHHHFEAIGWSEPRVVMRFWMISFVMAGIGIILGLLDKT
- a CDS encoding prenyltransferase, whose translation is MKLPFWLKVSRPRFWIYLLGPFLIGAALLYRQTGVIPWQLWPWLLYFTYPANIFIYGFNDCFDYETDVLNAKKQDYEALVPPDRRNFIGTLIAIAHLPFFLLFLGLSALPLALILSFLFLGLFYSSPPLRFKVRPFFDSASNILYALPGFFAYALGGGTLWNSSILIAATLWCMAMHAYSAAPDIEADTKAGLQTIATKLGWRYTVLFCLFLYAMAALLIIPLSPLFGFVAGIAYVFMMAKSYKDGDLLLTKNYRYFPIINTLFGALLFFVAAFLR